A genomic segment from Nicotiana sylvestris chromosome 1, ASM39365v2, whole genome shotgun sequence encodes:
- the LOC104212779 gene encoding uncharacterized protein, whose amino-acid sequence MMDDDMGMDLDLNQQPSDPPSGSPLGLVSLLNDLETAHTRIEERIRHLEAVTARALQRHRRRQARTTIDTSGNVDSEMQVQNSDSVLDVAERTVERGCKRDSSHLVAKALEMDLVVNKVDDDGGSFFDCNICLDMAKEPILTCCGHLYCWPCFYQLPYVDSTTKECPVCKGEVADGNVTPVYGNGDGESITELESGLKIPPRPKARRVESVRQQRVTRGLSHIPVAEALRRIRTSIGLGHQAQRQDAGGVNLNFVRSSHVLQTADTLSSRRLRSRLISRVLSEGAASLSSELDNAQRMFEDLAASLTDRLLQRSNGDAVHGATDDGDSFRRDAAFIQSDIRTLDAVAGTSSATSIPSSSQANEVSDTVVQLENLTTDTRNLPVGRSSLASRRRSILSRLSDVDSALFREPRRRRLN is encoded by the coding sequence ATGATGGATGATGATATGGGGATGGATCTGGATTTGAACCAACAACCTTCGGACCCACCTTCGGGTTCACCTTTAGGATTAGTGTCTTTGTTAAATGATTTAGAAACTGCTCACACTAGGATTGAGGAGAGAATTAGGCATCTTGAGGCTGTCACTGCTAGAGCTTTGCAGCGCCATAGGCGGCGTCAGGCTCGCACTACCATTGATACTTCTGGTAATGTGGATAGTGAGATGCAAGTTCAGAACAGCGACAGTGTTTTAGATGTGGCGGAAAGGACTGTGGAGCGGGGATGCAAAAGGGATAGTTCCCATTTGGTAGCAAAGGCATTAGAGATGGATTTAGTGGTTAATAAGGTAGATGATGATGGTGGAAGTTTTTTTGACTGTAATATATGCTTGGATATGGCGAAAGAACCTATCTTGACTTGTTGCGGCCACCTATATTGCTGGCCGTGCTTTTATCAGTTACCTTATGTTGATTCAACTACAAAGGAATGCCCTGTATGCAAAGGAGAGGTTGCAGATGGAAATGTTACTCCAGTTTATGGTAATGGAGATGGTGAAAGCATCACGGAACTGGAGTCTGGTTTGAAAATACCGCCAAGGCCGAAGGCACGTCGAGTAGAGAGTGTTAGACAGCAGCGTGTGACTCGAGGTTTGTCTCACATCCCGGTTGCAGAAGCACTAAGAAGAATTAGGACTAGTATTGGATTGGGGCATCAAGCGCAGCGACAGGATGCTGGTGGAGTTAATTTGAATTTTGTGAGAAGCTCTCATGTGTTGCAAACTGCTGATACCTTAAGCAGCCGGAGACTACGTTCCCGTCTTATCTCGAGGGTGTTGTCAGAAGGCGCTGCTTCTCTTTCATCAGAGTTAGATAATGCACAACGGATGTTTGAAGACCTTGCAGCATCACTCACTGATCGGCTTCTCCAAAGAAGTAATGGAGATGCCGTTCATGGAGCGACAGATGATGGTGATTCTTTCAGAAGAGATGCTGCTTTCATACAGTCAGATATTCGGACTCTGGATGCAGTAGCAGGGACAAGTTCCGCTACATCCATTCCCTCCTCTTCTCAAGCAAATGAAGTCTCTGACACTGTTGTTCAGCTGGAAAACCTTACAACTGATACTCGCAATCTGCCTGTGGGTCGATCTTCCTTGGCTTCCAGGAGAAGAAGCATTTTGTCGAGGCTTTCTGATGTAGATAGCGCACTTTTCCGCGAACCTAGAAGGAGAAGATTGAATTGA